In the Diorhabda sublineata isolate icDioSubl1.1 chromosome 10, icDioSubl1.1, whole genome shotgun sequence genome, tcatttcaaaatggcacttttcccaattgccttgagacggctataattataccaCTACATAAGGGTTAATCTACGATGtgttcttgcaagccaatagaatgtggagtgctcCAAAGCTCAGTTCTAGGCCCTATGTTGTTTCATCTGTTTATAAGCGACTATCTAGAAattagtggtaaaatatgtctttttgccgacgacactagtttctcttggaacAACCCTGTTCACACGGCATTTGagaggaccatatctagtgacctaatcacccttaaatcatatTGCGATTCTAATATTCtttgtctcaacgtttctaaaactaatgttttattatataaaaatacattgcagccttttttattaaataacactaCCGTTGATGTCGttcaatcaataaaatttttagggcTTGCTGTgaacaattccttgaaatgggaatTACAAATTGCCTCCACGTatagaattagttaagggctcaatattttacaatgcaaaaaaatgcgcaatcacttgccaattgaaatcaaaacgatatcatcttttcccgcgttccgcaataatttgagggcatattgaCTGGAAAGTATCTTCTACTATGTAAACACttctaattataatatttctttccgggcatgctgcatactggtttattttcttgttttcttctgtatattgaaattttattttaattgtatctttattcaattatttttatgtctgttttttaatttgtctacaaattgaaacaattttttgacaataaaacatttctctcttCTCTCTCATGTAATGTTAAggaaaactttgtttttgtaagAGACAAACAGGGGGAACGGAAAAACTTCGAATTATCGACGATTTCGATATAGCGAGGTTCGATTTTTTGAGGTGATTTCTGACTGGCTTCGATATATAGAGGTAGAGGTTCatgataaaatatgaatatactCAATGTAATATAGGAAAAATGTActtgttttattaaattgttataCATATACAACAATACAATGAACGTCAATTAATATAGCTTAAGAttgctattttttgagtatttatatgaagaattttaatgacaaacataaaaaaacagttggaaataaaataattacgtaattataataagaataatctTTGGTcattatttcacaataaaacaaTTGACTTGAAAATCAGATACGTATTGAATGTGCGAAGAAAAATTAAGCTGAGCTTTGAATAAAATCGGAATTGTAGTTTGTCTACCTGAAAACGACACTTTATCCAATGCATCATCCAATACTACAATAGATTGGATTGCCCGAACACTCATTATAGTTTTCATTTGCAAGAATTTCCGCAAGATGCTAATAGCGTGAGCATCACGAAGTGTGGGGCTTGAATCCGGTTCCTCGACCTGGCTGTCCACATTGTCCTGCTGTCATCTTCTTCTGCGTCTGTGGAAACGGATGCGAAGATGTCAGCATCGCTTAACTCCTCGCATATAGCCAGATCCTCGTCAAAACTTACAAATTCCTTGAAAGTGAGCTCTTCAATATTTAATCTCTTTGTAATTTCGCTTCATCGTGAAGGAGTTTCTTCTGCATTAAGTGATGCATCAACAGCCATACCATCCTCTTCAACTGTTCCTTCACGATCTTGATATTTCGGTGTAAACCCCCATTTCTTGAAACAATTCTCAATGGTTTTTTCTGTCACATTTCTCCACGCCTTCGAAACCATCCAAATGGCTTCAAGTtgatttttatcgaatttttctCGTCGACGTTAAGGAGAAACTGGCGCACCACTTCTTTCCTGTAAAGGAGTTTTTTACTATACCTTGATCAAGAGGCAGTAGTTTGGATGTGGTGTTCTCAGGTAGGaactcaatttttatatttttgagtttcGGAGGGTCCCCATTTGCTGTACAATTGTCTATAAACATCAgaactttcttttttttctcaTCTCCTTGTCTAGGTCCGTTAACCATTTGCCAAAAATATGAGATTTCATCCAAGATCTTTGGTTTGATGTGTAATCCATTGGTAGGCTTTTAACCCCATTGAAACATCGAGGGTTTTTTGCTTTTCCAATCATCAATGGCCATCAAGTTTAACAGAGCCGGTTTGGTTTGCTGCAAGAAGTACTGTAACTCTCTGCTTGCTATTTTTTCCATCATGACATAAGTCCCCTTTGAATGCTAAGGTTTTGTCCGCTAAGCACTGATAATAAGGTCCATTTTCGTCAGCGTTAAATTTATCTTCAATATTGTACCCTTTTGTCAGTTCAAAAAGCTTTTCACTACACTGTATACATACATTGTCGTCTACACTTGCACTTGCACCTTCCCcggtaatttttttgaaatcaatttcatttattttcttaaagtTCTGAAGCCAGCCATTACTATCACGGAAATTTAGTtaggtttaattttttctcaaaaattaaaaaatagtaattttaacACATAAGATAATCAAACTCAAAGAATGTTATCTTGTTGGCAAAGGACAGTTTGTTGAATATGATGAAGCATTCTGAATATTGACACGTTTTAAGTATATATACGAAAACCAGAAATTTGTTTTCCTAGAGGTGATTTCGAATAGAATGAGCCATCGCTCATCATTTTAGAACCTCAATctctattttttacatatttgcATTTGTTGACTAGAATATTTCGTTACTGCCAGCTTTTTTAAACAGGACTTTCTAATCTCTATTGTCACATTTTCTACTCTACAATCATTTGAAGCATAAGttgaaattatttagttttgttgaaaacTTTTCGGAATAATTATTGAAGTAGCTGATTGACAAAGGACAGTACTTTCACagtgtataatttagaaatctTTTTCTATTTCAAGGGCTGAAGACTGCACTTATTGAAGCCGATGATTTTGCCAGCGGAACGTCGAGCAGAAGCACGAAACTGATCCACGGAGGAGTCAGATATCTCCAAAAGGCAATAATGCAATTAGATTACGAGCAATATAGAATGGTTCAAGAAGCACTTCACGAAAGAGCAGTTATGTTACATCAAGCTCCACATTTAGCACATCCATTACCTATTATGTTACCAGTATATAGGTAGGTGAAAAACGTAAATTATATACAGTGCGACTCGTTTAGATGGGAAAAGTTATTTACTgtttataaccaattttttcaaatattaaattgattataagaaaatttgtatGACATTATGTGCAAAACTTCCAAATAGTTGCCACTAAATGTTCacagaaagaatatttttttataccatGTCCACTTCttgaatatggaaaatttctcaaggcaaaaattgcaaaatattacattatatCTATCAATTAcgaattgttaaaaaaatgtaacaataaattaaatcatATTGTAGTGCAATAGTTATCTAAAAAGTTCCAACCacaacctgaagatgtcagcatTAATCATTAtaagttgggaaatatatttgcgcgTGCTTTGGGAGATTCTCAttaaaatttcagccattttgtacgcttagtttttgtttgacaatcgtataaatGAGTCGCTGTGAAGATTTTCCTGGATATAGAAAAAATGAGTATCGAGACGTCATTAAAGATTTGTAGGCCTAAGCAAATGAAAGAGAAAGTAGACAATGCGTACGGATACTCTGTACCATCATTAGCGCCCGTAAAATTTTTAGCAGCTGAATTCAAATGTGGACATATCAATTTGATTAACTACGAGCATTCGGGAGGACAAAAACGGCGACTATCAACaataacatcgaaaaagttcaccaaatggtactggatgACCGTCGAACTAAGGCTAGAAGGCTAAAAGCGAATATTTCCCAAGCCTTATTGACGGGGTTCAAATGAAATGAGTCTGATTTTTGAGGATTTACAACGTGGATCTACTACTACACTCCTGAACCaaaaaaacagtcaagacagtggatGGCAAAAGACGAACCTGCTTCGAAAAAGGCATATATGGTTTCATTGGCTGTAAAAGTAATGGCGACTGTTCGATTACCTTTAAAAAGGTAGAGCAATAAGGAAAGTATCGCGCACCAATTCTTGATAAAATAAGGGAGAAAACGACTGCGATCACGAATTGCactttgaattaattaatttctcaCCGTATTCTGGTGCCTTGAGGCTTTCCAGTTTTCTAACCTCCTCTTTGGTAGATCagacattttatattatagtaaacaaatttattttctctgAACTTTACAATATCATTTGCctatttcttgatattccttGGACTGTCGTCACTGTTACTTTTCTTGAAGGGTTGCGTCTTTTGTCATTAACGTAAACAATAAGTATACAATCAAAAAACTAAATCACCTGTACATCAATCTGTACTAGTCCCAATCAATCTTGCATCTTTTGATGTCCAACTCAAACTCTTTTTTGAGCTCGGTTACTACTGCGAAATATTGCTTCTTCTTGAATTCATCTCCATACCTGAGACCAAATGCACATtccaatatatttatgaaaacaaatcAAGGGTTGAAAGAAATTCAgactttcaacataaaattttcatctgtcGAATATTCTCGAATGCACTGATATTGCGTttatgaaaacataaataattgtttccatttcattcaaattataaaaagttatgATTTAGAAAAGTAGTATAATATtagagaattttcaaaactcaTGGACACACCTTATTAAGACGACTACCTCTGTATTATTGTGTGTTTAATACCATAGAAATGGTCTGGAAGACATTAAAAAGCCAACCTATGTAAATATAATCGATTACCCACTTTAACTAcggtatttattaaaaaaaaaacatttttgaatatattttccgagGTAAAACTTCCGGTTGCCCTCCATATATGTTTAAGATTGAATAGTCTTAGTTGTTGAACTGTTTAACGTTAATTGGTTAAATCTTTTTAGGTGGTGGCAAGTTCCTTACTACTGGGCTGGTATAAAAATGTACGATCTGATAGCCGGTAGACAAACCGTAAAATCTTCTTATTTCCTATCAAAAAAGAATGCTCTAGAGCTGTTTCCTATGTTAAGGGGTGACAAATTGGTCGGCGGACTGGTATACTATGATGGTGAGCCCTCTATTATTTTCTCTAACCTTTAAATTCACTTTCAATTCCATGCAGATTTCATTGCAAAGAATATTAATTGGGATTCTAGGCTAACTAATACAAAAGGTAAAGAACTGCATGCTGCTATAGATGGAAAATACCATTCAACTGGTAAACACATATACTGGCCAAGCGATATAAATAAAGTGCcagatttgattgattttttcatttccagAAAAGTagctattaattttataaaaattgaagatgCTGAAGGCCTAAACTCATATCATTCTCCTATATTACTCACCATCAGCGAATACATTATAGTAAGAGAATCTAAACTAACTTTAAGTAATAATGTGACTGACTGGGAAAGTTTTAAAcaagaattaaattaaatgttccaATCAGAACTAATGAACAAGAAGCTGAAcaactaataataaatacacAGCAAGCAGCATGGAACAACATCAAACCAATTACAAGAAGAACGAAAGATCACAACAACCATAAAGAAATCATAaactatttcaaagaaaacgGAAATAAGAACATACTAATTAACGTTTAAGATGAAATAGACAAACTTATATAATCAAACCACCGACTATTTACTgtagaaatgtcaaaaaagatTAAACATATCGATTCAACAGATTCCGCCAATTGATCAACAAAAGACAAATACATGCCTCATACTAAATGAAACTActgacatgaaaaaaaaatgatgaaacgTTTAGTGACGTTTATGGGAATATTGATGTAGAGGTAAATAATGAAGGCCATGAATGAATAGAGCTGAccttataatagaaaaaatattacaatagtTACCAAGAAAGGCCATTGTAAGATTCACAAACCTCATAAATGCAGTATTCGAGCTCTAATACGTACCAATAACGTAGAAAACAGCAAAACTGTACTTGTGACATCCTCGTTACAGAAAATGTTGAACTGGCCacatttgcagacgacactgcAATGCTAGCTGCTGGAGATTCAATTGTAGAGGTTGTCaaaaatcgtcaaaattaaattcacaaaatagaTGTCTGAATTAACAAATCAATGAGGGAAAATCTGCCCATATCAACTTTACTTATAAGAAGATACACCAAACGATGAAATTATCCTATATGAGAAAACGGAAAAATATCTAGGGTTATAATTGGATACGAAACCAAAATGGCAGGAGCATATCAAAAAGAAAACTCagatataaaaaactatattgGTTACTAGGAAGAAGCTCACGaattactattaaaaataaggTGTTAGTACACAAACAAATAATCAAACCGGTATGgtttgattattataattatgtttGCCAGCAAAGAGTCCAAAACCGAATACTTAGGAATATAGTAAACGCTCCGTGGTATATCCGTATATAGATCTACACCGAGAACtccatataaaaaaagaatGGCGAAGGTCACGAAGAACGACTCCAAAACCccataaataacaaaatgttgGAACTTCTCGATAATCAAAACACACTCCGAAGGCTCAAACGCACCAAGCCTTTTGAACTTGTGTGAAAAATGACAGTTATAACCCAGTTTAAGTGCGCTTAAACGTACATTTCTCAAGTGAACCATTGGGAATACTGAGGATAGTAAAGTACTTAGTAATTTAGGTTAAACGTAAAATGTCGGTTAATCTTAAGATTAGGTGCATTTGtttgtcataaaaaaatttcaactccaTGGaactcatattttcaattaatataaactGTGATTCGTATTTCTGTGTTTAGGTCAACAAGACGATGCCAGAATGAACTTGGCAATAGCCATAACGGCAACTGTACACGGAGCTACGATAGCCAATCACGTCAGCGCTACTAGTTTAATAAAAGAGAAACGCGATGGAAAAGAAGTAATATGCGGTGTAAATGTTAAAGACGAAATGACCGGTAAGACTTGGAGTATACCTACGAAGTGTGTCATCAACGCTACTGGACCTTTCACAGACAGCATTAGAAAAATGGATAATCCGAACGTTAAAGAAATTTGCAGTCCCAGTAGCGGGGTTCACATAACTTTACCAGGTAATTTATATGTATTATTCGAATACTATGTTATTCATAAAATCTGATAATCGATGGAtcagaaatacataaaaaaaataatcattgagTGGTAATTAATCAATCTATTGTATTAAGACAGTTTGCACATTTCACTAACAGATGGCGTTGTAACAATTCAACAGCAGTTTATACGGGAAAATGCTTTTACTAAGTATGCTCTAAAATGTTATTTGTAATACAAGTTGTCCTTCATAATACCAACGCAGAGAACAAGCGTATAGGGGAAGCCCAAAATATGATTGGTACCAATTTACATCTATACCAAGCTACATCCCTGAAAAGTTATAATGATTCAAAGAAGATATCAAAAGTTtcgaaaacaattaaattttttgtaacactttaaccaaaaaatacaaaattgaatacattttatgAAACTATTAATGGTATTAAATAGTTGTAATTAGAAGACGATCGAACCATTTAGGGTGATTAATTCTAATTCCCTTAACTTTTTGTAACGTAAATAACATTgtcaaaaacatgtttttgattattcaattttactttGAATATGACAAAGAACCAAATTATCCATGGtctgagaaaattttttgaatcgaCTGACAGACAAAAAACTGCTGTAGAATTTGAAGGTTAGATCACTATTTATTCACTCGCAATAGTTCGATAGGCTTCTACACACCATTCTTCAATGCCCTTAACCATCTTATCTAGTGTTCCAAACAtaatgtaaagactacaaggtgtgctattgcgcaccagctgggaagcagccaatgagaattcgctcccaaaacgacgcgccaatttggaagcgaattctcattggctctTGAGAGATGCGCAGATCGAGTCGAAAATGAGCCCTCGAGAAGAGCACACCTTGTagtgaaagaaattattttttatttttaagaaattttggGTCATACTTAGGTCTCTATAACTCTTCAGATATGCAATTTGGTATATATgcgggacaccctgtatatgattATTAAAGGCATGATGACATAGTGGTTCGGTAAGAGATTAATGTCAAGGTCGTTCTATCAATTCTCAGGGATAAATGcctttatcagttttttttataaagttaattGGAAAGAATTGTGCATTTTTGAATGCTTTTAAAAAgcgacactctgtatattttctgatatttagATTATCAAGTTCAGATATTGCCATTGTTTTATCCCAACCACTACGAAATAAACACTCTATGtgaataattagtaaataaatgaCTTACTAACATagattcatattaaaattagtaCTGCCTTTTCCATTAATACTTCACCCTATTTTGGATGTTTATTTGCTCACGTGTTCATCTTGGTATTATATTCCAAGTTCTTGAAAAGGGAAGTTGATAGAACCtttgtatcattatttatattgcAAGATAAATTCTCTTGAAAATATTAAGTGCTGCAACCACTCCACGAGAAAGAACTAATTTTTAGgacaatttttagaaacaaaacaCCAGGCACCACCAAAAGTTTCATATTCTATCGTACAAGCtttgtagttttataaaaaaccgACCCATTTCTCGCTTCTAGTTGTGTTGTGTTATCCAGTTACCATAAAAAGAAAGAATCTACACTATACGAAGCAGTATACTGTCAGTGATTACCACCGCCTTCCATTGAATGGTagaataacttttcatttcattctaTCTTATTTCTAAAACCGAGGTTAACTTGATTAGCAACCAGAGCAGCATATCACTCAGTTAAGACGATCACGCCCAGTAGTACcagttacaaatttcaaaaattactatTAGACGTCATACTAGCCAATCGGGCATATCGGTTGCGCTCCTGATCTTTTTACTTACTTCACCAAAGGGTATTTTCCAAGAGCTTAGCAAAGGGAAGGTCTTCGGGGGTTCAAACTCTCccgaaataaacaaaatattacctAATATTATACCGAAAAAATACGAAGAATGAAGAGACTTAAATTATCACATTTTAATACATATAGCATAGGCCTAGCGCCATCTTTTAAGGCGAGGCAGTTGAAGCCGAACTAGTGGACGTTGCGCACAGTATTGCCATCTTTACTCGAGTAGCCGAACTAATTTGTATTGTATAGAAACTTTGCCTTGTTTCTCAATTATTCGCCACGCTCCTCGATCGGAATGAGAGGAGCTTTGTGGAAGTTCCTGGACGGCTACTGAGCTGCTATATAAGCGGCGCGTCACCATGCGAACTCAAAgcgaataaaaatgaaaagtggTGAACGAATAGTGAAGAGAGTTAAGTGTACCGTGTAAGTGAGTAATTCTAGTGAAGTGTTATTTGGTGGTCGTGTTAAGGATACGTGAATCATTATTATTGgctaaaaataaaaggaaaaaaaaggaAGGGTGATAAACTTAAAGGGATGGACTACTTCATATCAACCTCCCCCCCCCCCCAAAACTAAATCCTGGCTACGCCCttggtgtttttatttttgcaatGTTGAGATGCGGAGAGAGACTCTTGAACGTCAACAAAAACCTTTATTGGATCGTCCTGTACAActaatgataattttcattttcaaattgtttattgaagATTTTGAGCTTATTATATGGTTCTTTTAATTGTAGTGATATTCCATTTTCcatgtttcttatttttcattcttttcctTCGGGCTACTAGgataatattgtttattcatATACAATCTGTTTCTCAACCATTTGGTTTTATATTATCTATTATATCTTTTTCCAgctcttattatttattatttcttgaaattaatggacattatattgtttttagtaTCTTCTGTTCCACCATTCTCAAAACGTATTCTTCTATCATCATTACTTCCTGAGGTTACACCACGtcttaattatatttcattgattttgcAATAACTATTTTCGTGTCTAGAAGCCTGGTTATTATTTTGAGAACATCTTTTCTTAACTATTTCAATCCTGCTGAACACCTCCCTTTTACTCTTTTGTGATTTCTTTGTTGTAGCTTGGActgtattatctgatgtggtgTTTTAATCTTCCATAATACTTATAGCTCTTGGACTTCCAGCGATTTGAAGGAATGAGAATTCTTTGGTTGGATACATAACAACAAACAACAATCAATTAATGATTTTCTACTTAACTTTCTGGTAGAACTACAACTTGTACTCCATACAAGACATAATATAGATTTGTATTCTCTAATGCCATTCATGATTATCTTAGTTTCTAAATGTATTTCCATATACTTGACACAGAATATTGTTGCCTCTATGAGGAAGAGGATGATTATGTAAATGTGAGTTTGATTAATAGTAGTATGATTATAAATAAGTGCTTCACACAGGCTTTTTAGGCCCTTGAACTCTCCTAATTTTTGCTTTCATTTTCCATTCCTGAATTCATCTCTCTCTTAGGTCTTTTATCATCTCTGCATACCATCGTCCTTTTTTCTTATTCCTTCTTGTTTTTTGTCCATGATCACtcaattttgattgaaactgctatttggtttcaactataatttttattgttttttttacttttttattattaaaatacaaatatgatGAGAATAATATCCTCCCTGCTTGTAACATTACAAatctgtttataataaaattattttttagggTACTACAGTCCAGAACAAATGGGTCTTCTGGATCCCGACACTAGCGATGGTAGAGTAATTTTCTTCCTACCATGGCAAAGACACACAATCGCCGGTACCACAGATTTGCCCTGTAAAGTGACACATAATCCGAAACCAACAGAAGACGAAATCATGTTTATTTTagaagaagtaaaaaattatcttaacCCAGACGTAGAAGGtgattaaaataaagtttttttgttcCTAAAATTCTTTCTAACGCATTTACATATGTATTTAAGTCCGAAGAGGAGATGTACTGTCAGCTTGGAGCGGAATAAGACCTCTTGTTTCTGATCCAAATAAACCCAACACCCAGTCATTAGCTAGAAATCATATCGTGCACGTTAGTGAATCCGGTTTGGTTACAATAGCAGGAGGGAAATGGACAACTTACAGATCCATGGCTGCAGAAACCATCGACGAAGCGATTAAAGGTAACAATCCAAAAATATTGGATTTGCTTATATTATTAacatatgaataattttcagcTTGTAATTTAACTCCCAAATATAAAGACAGTCAAACAGATATGATGGTTCTTTACGGAGCCCATGGATGGACTCCAACCATGTATATTCGATTGGTACAAGATTTTGGTTTAGAATGTGAAGTAGCACAACATCTGTCAAAATCTTATGGAGACAGAGCTTTTGCTGTAGCTAAAATGGCATCTTTGACaggtgaatataatttttatttaaaaggatTAATACTTTCtgaagaattttcaaagtaaacaaaaactatttcatttgaaattttgctaaAAAAACCTTTCAATATCATTAATTTAGTGTGATACAGATAAAGGAATTGATGATATATGACTGCCTATAAAACTACTAATAAGTTAGATTGGCTACCGACTTCCGAACATCAATTTATGGCAGACAGTTGTCACTAATAGATTTATCTGTTGGAATCATTGAAAATACctataacaaatttaaaagGACTTATTACATTTTACATAAATCGTTTTCCTGCaagtaaaatgttttatttgagACAAGTTAGCTTCCATGAAACACTGTACTAGTGTTCAGTGGCATCGGGAAGGCCCTTTTTCATTCATTCCTTACGATGCCCCAAATCAATactctataaaatttataacgTTCTTCTTTGACAATAGAAGTGCCCAAATCATTAGTTATTCGTAAAATCTAAGGACGTCGCAATTA is a window encoding:
- the LOC130449941 gene encoding glycerol-3-phosphate dehydrogenase, mitochondrial isoform X1, whose translation is MASRFKRIAVGGLTGCVGAGIATYFLLRDDGKTSWPVAVSAKEISLKPKRILPSRSDQLKSLQTEKFDIVIIGGGATGAGCALDATTRGLKTALIEADDFASGTSSRSTKLIHGGVRYLQKAIMQLDYEQYRMVQEALHERAVMLHQAPHLAHPLPIMLPVYRWWQVPYYWAGIKMYDLIAGRQTVKSSYFLSKKNALELFPMLRGDKLVGGLVYYDGQQDDARMNLAIAITATVHGATIANHVSATSLIKEKRDGKEVICGVNVKDEMTGKTWSIPTKCVINATGPFTDSIRKMDNPNVKEICSPSSGVHITLPGYYSPEQMGLLDPDTSDGRVIFFLPWQRHTIAGTTDLPCKVTHNPKPTEDEIMFILEEVKNYLNPDVEVRRGDVLSAWSGIRPLVSDPNKPNTQSLARNHIVHVSESGLVTIAGGKWTTYRSMAAETIDEAIKACNLTPKYKDSQTDMMVLYGAHGWTPTMYIRLVQDFGLECEVAQHLSKSYGDRAFAVAKMASLTGKRWPIIGKKLHPEFPYIDAEVRYGVREYAVTAVDMIARRVRLAFLNVQAAQEALPDIVNIMAEELGWSEEEKKNQMKQASEFLQNEMGQNVNRASRDKIPINLSKEEIQLYIKRFQYIDKDRKGYVSINDIRRSLKQTGEKEVSGEELHDILKEIDTNMNGQVELDEYLQMMSAIKSGHVTYSRFARMAELEEIKQETELLKKKLSVERSGGGL
- the LOC130449941 gene encoding glycerol-3-phosphate dehydrogenase, mitochondrial isoform X3 gives rise to the protein MASRFKRIAVGGLTGCVGAGIATYFLLRDDGKTSWPVAVSAKEISLKPKRILPSRSDQLKSLQTEKFDIVIIGGGATGAGCALDATTRGLKTALIEADDFASGTSSRSTKLIHGGVRYLQKAIMQLDYEQYRMVQEALHERAVMLHQAPHLAHPLPIMLPVYRWWQVPYYWAGIKMYDLIAGRQTVKSSYFLSKKNALELFPMLRGDKLVGGLVYYDGQQDDARMNLAIAITATVHGATIANHVSATSLIKEKRDGKEVICGVNVKDEMTGKTWSIPTKCVINATGPFTDSIRKMDNPNVKEICSPSSGVHITLPGYYSPEQMGLLDPDTSDGRVIFFLPWQRHTIAGTTDLPCKVTHNPKPTEDEIMFILEEVKNYLNPDVEVRRGDVLSAWSGIRPLVSDPNKPNTQSLARNHIVHVSESGLVTIAGGKWTTYRSMAAETIDEAIKACNLTPKYKDSQTDMMVLYGAHGWTPTMYIRLVQDFGLECEVAQHLSKSYGDRAFAVAKMASLTGKRWPIIGKKLHPEFPYIDAEVRYGVREYAVTAVDMIARRVRLAFLNVQAAQEALPDIVNIMAEELGWSEEEKKNQMKQASEFLQNEMGQNVNRASRDKIPINLSKEEIQLYIKRFQYIDKDRKGYVSINDIRRSLKSLGIKLTDDEVHVLLSEINLMFNGQLDLADYLHKVSKASENRRFRQTFFFYHNRTGSWTSSLQNIRCEIESIP
- the LOC130449941 gene encoding glycerol-3-phosphate dehydrogenase, mitochondrial isoform X2 is translated as MASRFKRIAVGGLTGCVGAGIATYFLLRDDGKTSWPVAVSAKEISLKPKRILPSRSDQLKSLQTEKFDIVIIGGGATGAGCALDATTRGLKTALIEADDFASGTSSRSTKLIHGGVRYLQKAIMQLDYEQYRMVQEALHERAVMLHQAPHLAHPLPIMLPVYRWWQVPYYWAGIKMYDLIAGRQTVKSSYFLSKKNALELFPMLRGDKLVGGLVYYDGQQDDARMNLAIAITATVHGATIANHVSATSLIKEKRDGKEVICGVNVKDEMTGKTWSIPTKCVINATGPFTDSIRKMDNPNVKEICSPSSGVHITLPGYYSPEQMGLLDPDTSDGRVIFFLPWQRHTIAGTTDLPCKVTHNPKPTEDEIMFILEEVKNYLNPDVEVRRGDVLSAWSGIRPLVSDPNKPNTQSLARNHIVHVSESGLVTIAGGKWTTYRSMAAETIDEAIKACNLTPKYKDSQTDMMVLYGAHGWTPTMYIRLVQDFGLECEVAQHLSKSYGDRAFAVAKMASLTGKRWPIIGKKLHPEFPYIDAEVRYGVREYAVTAVDMIARRVRLAFLNVQAAQEALPDIVNIMAEELGWSEEEKKNQMKQASEFLQNEMGQNVNRASRDKIPINLSKEEIQLYIKRFQYIDKDRKGYVSINDIRRSLKSLGIKLTDDEVHVLLSEINLMFNGQLDLADYLHMMSAIKSGHVTYSRFARMAELEEIKQETELLKKKLSVERSGGGL